From a region of the Salvelinus fontinalis isolate EN_2023a chromosome 13, ASM2944872v1, whole genome shotgun sequence genome:
- the LOC129869033 gene encoding zinc finger and BTB domain-containing protein 20-like has product MTERIHNINLHNFSNSVLGTLNEQRNRGHFCDVTVRIHGSMLRAHRCVLAAGSPFFQDKLLLGYSDIEVPSVVSVQSIQKLIDFMYSGVLRVSQSEALQILTAASILQIKTVIDECTRIVSQNVGLAGPGGFPVNPGDSGQETPRGTPESGTSGPSSDAESVYMQATSQQSLERAYTSHYSYSGLSLQNGTRERSHYVTSMTTSYDPALGTQKDQHDQDPPWITRIHERSQQMERFLSTPETTHCRKQPRPVRIQTGGVHIKQEAEDEYSSYGMDECTGDTDHVEGVESEPKGESFDSGVSSSIGTEPDSVDQQQYLLGFGREGVGEGQQCEGTPVQIDVNDSSPEQMHETEDRGTSHGTSDSNMLQPLPNPIMAQCLPSAPLYMRQAESLTSNLRMPLTMTSNTQVMGTASNSYLPNLFATQSASNNKPFLFSLPQSMGGQQPQFVAVPPPSMPPFSQQLMVQQQAAREQQQAAQMGQGEKKPYECTLCTKTFTAKQNYVKHMFVHTGEKPHQCSICWRSFSLKDYLIKHMVTHTGVRAYQCSICNKRFTQKSSLNVHMRLHRGEKSYECYICKKKFSHKTLLERHMALHSTGGAVTGLSGAAGAGGPVSIPMAVPEPGAGVVALAMPVSGGAGIGGGVGTGVGVAAEASCQEGTTYVCSVCPAKFDQIEHFNDHMRMHVSDG; this is encoded by the exons ATGACCGAGCGCATTCATAACATCAATCTCCACAACTTCAGCAATTCTGTACTTGGGACCCTCAATGAGCAGCGCAACCGCGGGCACTTCTGTGACGTGACTGTTCGGATCCATGGAAGCATGCTGCGAGCCCACCGCTGCGTGCTGGCCGCTGGGAGCCCCTTCTTCCAGGACAAGCTGCTCCTGGGCTACAGTGACATTGAGGTCCCCTCGGTGGTCTCGGTGCAGTCCATCCAGAAGCTGATAGACTTCATGTACAGCGGGGTCCTGCGGGTTTCCCAATCGGAAGCTCTCCAGATCCTCACTGCTGCCAGCATCCTGCAGATCAAAACGGTCATCGATGAGTGCACCCGCATCGTGTCCCAGAATGTGGGCCTGGCCGGGCCAGGGGGGTTCCCTGTCAACCCAGGGGACTCTGGGCAGGAGACGCCCCGGGGCACACCGGAGTCAGGCACTTCTGGTCCCAGCAGCGATGCAGAGTCAGTGTACATGCAGGCCACGTCCCAGCAGAGCCTAGAGCGTGCGTACACATCGCATTATTCCTACTCCGGCCTTTCACTGCAGAATGGAACCCGTGAGCGCTCCCACTACGTAACCAGTATGACAACAAGCTACGACCCAGCCCTCGGCACGCAGAAGGACCAGCATGACCAGGACCCGCCGTGGATCACCCGCATCCATGAGAGATCACAGCAGATGGAACGCTTTCTATCCACTCCTGAGACCACCCACTGCCGCAAGCAGCCCCGACCGGTACGCATACAGACAGGAGGCGTTCACATAAAGCAGGAGGCAGAGGACGAgtacagcagctatggtatggatgaGTGCACAGGAGACACAGACCACGTTGAGGGTGTGGAGAGTGAGCCGAAGGGTGAAAGCTTTGACTCAGGGGTAAGCTCCTCCATCGGTACTGAGCCAGACTCCGTGGATCAGCAGCAGTACCTGCTTGGCTTTGGGAGGGAAGGGGTTGGAGAGGGGCAACAGTGCGAGGGGACCCCAGTGCAGATCGATGTCAATGACTCCTCCCCAGAGCAGATGCATGAGACGGAGGACAGGGGTACATCCCACGGCACTAGCGACAGTAATATGTTGCAGCCCCTGCCCAACCCAATCATGGCCCAGTGCCTGCCAAGTGCCCCACTCTATATGCGTCAGGCCGAATCCCTTACCAGCAACCTGAGGATGCCGCTCACCATGACCAGCAACACCCAGGTAATGGGCACGGCCAGCAACTCCTACCTGCCCAACCTCTTTGCCACACAGTCGGCCAGCAACAACAAACCCTTCCTCTTCAGCCTGCCACAGTCCATGGGAGGCCAACAGCCCCAGTTTGTGGCCGTGCCGCCCCCTAGTATGCCCCCATTCTCTCAGCAGTTAATGGTACAGCAGCAGGCAGCGCGGGAACAGCAACAGGCGGCCCAGATGGGACAGGGGGAGAAGAAGCCCTATGAGTGCACTCTATGCACTAAAACCTTTACTGCTAAACAGAACTATGTCAAACACATGTTTGTGCACACTG GTGAGAAACCACATCAGTGCAGCATCTGCTGGCGCTCGTTCTCCCTGAAGGATTACCTAATCAAacacatggtcacacacacagggGTGCGTGCCTACCAGTGCAGCATCTGCAACAAACGCTTCACCCAAAAGAGCTCCCTCAACGTCCACATGCGGCTGCACCGTGGAgagaagtcctatgagtgttacATCTGCAAGAAGAAGTTCTCTCACAAGACCCTGCTGGAGAGACACATGGCTCTGCACAGCACAGGGGGCGCCGTCACAGGGCTGTCCGGGGCAGCAGGCGCCGGTGGCCCCGTCTCCATTCCCATGGCCGTGCCCGAACCCGGCGCTGGAGTGGTGGCCCTCGCCATGCCCGTCAGCGGAGGCGCCGGAATAGGGGGTGGGGTCGGAACAGGAGTGGGTGTGGCTGCGGAGGCAAGCTGCCAAGAAGGGACCACCTATGTGTGCTCCGTCTGCCCTGCCAAGTTCGACCAAATTGAGCACTTCAATGACCACATGCGAATGCACGTCTCTGATGGATAA